One genomic region from Amycolatopsis sp. FBCC-B4732 encodes:
- a CDS encoding alpha/beta hydrolase, translating into MQPNFLIRRAVQLGLAANALRPLRARSTTIPVFFAGWLTAELAPQLLALTAADTALHLARHGARDRSTQAGLAMAAASAAGLGALIRTGHGAREEIEGALTAALGEDYAAELGRSDLGLPWSELALPFRMGAPDVRVDRNIAYAPGGKRFLLDVYRPAEPVSGAPVLLQVHGGAWVIGNKEEQGRPLMRYLARRGWVCVAINYPLSPTHRWPAHIVAAKQSLAWIRSQIASYGGDPRFVAVTGGSAGGHLSALLALSQNDPALQPEFEDADTSVQACVPHYGVYDFAATSGSRASQYRLESLLARRVFAPDRDPVNHLDDYIAASPMDRVSSDAPPFFVIHGRDDSLVPVREAREFVRRLREKSRQPVAYAELAGAQHAFDVFTSVRSAHVVRGVARFLDHTYNVWKAANR; encoded by the coding sequence GTGCAGCCGAACTTCCTGATCCGCCGCGCGGTCCAGCTCGGTCTGGCGGCGAACGCGCTCCGCCCCCTGCGGGCCCGCTCGACGACGATCCCGGTGTTCTTCGCCGGGTGGCTGACCGCCGAGCTGGCGCCCCAGCTCCTGGCCCTGACCGCGGCCGACACCGCGCTCCACCTGGCCCGCCACGGCGCCCGCGACCGCTCGACGCAGGCGGGCCTGGCCATGGCCGCCGCGTCCGCCGCCGGCCTGGGCGCGCTGATCCGCACGGGCCACGGCGCCCGCGAAGAGATCGAGGGCGCGCTGACCGCGGCGCTCGGCGAGGACTACGCGGCCGAGCTGGGCCGCTCCGACCTCGGCCTCCCGTGGAGCGAGCTGGCGCTGCCGTTCCGGATGGGCGCCCCGGACGTCCGGGTGGACCGCAACATCGCGTACGCCCCGGGCGGTAAGCGGTTCCTGCTCGACGTGTACCGGCCCGCCGAGCCGGTGTCCGGTGCCCCGGTGCTGCTGCAGGTCCACGGCGGTGCGTGGGTGATCGGCAACAAGGAGGAGCAGGGCCGCCCCCTGATGCGCTACCTGGCCCGCCGCGGCTGGGTGTGCGTGGCGATCAACTACCCGCTCTCCCCCACCCACCGCTGGCCGGCGCACATCGTGGCGGCGAAGCAGTCGCTGGCGTGGATCCGTTCACAGATAGCGTCGTACGGCGGCGACCCCCGTTTCGTCGCGGTGACCGGCGGTTCGGCGGGCGGTCACCTGTCGGCGTTGCTGGCACTGTCGCAGAACGACCCGGCGCTGCAGCCGGAGTTCGAGGACGCGGACACGAGCGTCCAGGCCTGCGTCCCGCACTACGGCGTGTACGACTTCGCGGCGACGTCGGGTTCGCGCGCGAGTCAGTACCGGCTGGAGAGCCTGCTCGCGAGGCGCGTGTTCGCCCCCGACCGCGACCCGGTCAACCACCTGGACGACTACATCGCGGCCTCACCGATGGACCGGGTGAGTTCGGACGCCCCGCCGTTCTTCGTGATCCACGGCCGCGACGATTCGCTGGTCCCGGTGCGCGAGGCCCGCGAGTTCGTCCGCCGGCTGCGGGAGAAGTCCCGGCAGCCGGTGGCGTACGCGGAGCTGGCGGGAGCGCAGCACGCGTTCGACGTGTTCACGTCGGTGCGGAGCGCGCACGTGGTCCGCGGGGTGGCCCGCTTCCTGGACCACACGTACAACGTCTGGAAGGCAGCGAACCGGTAG
- a CDS encoding SWIM zinc finger family protein, with amino-acid sequence MPPRRNFGTTWWGRAWVEALEQRAKLDPNRLPRGRTYARKGTVTELHFGAGVMTARVRGSRPQPYKVTITMRTFTDGEWDTLLGVVGTQLGHAAALLDGELPAALAEQAREAGADLLPGPGDLRPRCSCPDSANPCKHVAAVYYLVADEVDRDPFTLFLLRGRPRADVLAELRARRSPSRAEKPKLPKAADEGLTPRAAYTRRPGPIPALPPPPRTAGPPATLDLDPPPATGWTAAALSTLAADAASLARDLLIGGVTAAELTFEEDLARRAATRTAPEITTLAAAAGVPPRDLTRWAEAWREAGRGGLAALRDTWQPGPGPLAEAQAILADAGLPGRPKIWRNRLTQGEVQLRYGQDARWYRFTRAGTDWRLDGPPSASPVDLAY; translated from the coding sequence ATGCCACCCCGGCGGAACTTCGGCACCACCTGGTGGGGCCGCGCCTGGGTCGAGGCCCTCGAACAACGCGCGAAACTCGACCCGAACCGGCTGCCCCGCGGCCGCACGTACGCGCGCAAGGGCACGGTCACCGAGCTGCACTTCGGCGCCGGCGTGATGACGGCGCGGGTGCGCGGCAGCCGGCCGCAGCCCTACAAGGTGACCATCACCATGCGCACCTTCACCGACGGCGAATGGGACACGCTGCTGGGCGTCGTCGGCACGCAGCTCGGGCACGCGGCGGCGCTGCTCGACGGCGAGCTGCCGGCCGCGCTCGCCGAGCAGGCCCGGGAGGCGGGCGCCGACCTCCTGCCGGGCCCGGGCGACCTGCGGCCGCGGTGCTCGTGCCCGGACTCGGCGAACCCGTGCAAGCACGTCGCCGCGGTGTACTACCTGGTCGCCGACGAGGTGGACCGCGACCCCTTCACACTGTTCCTGCTGCGCGGCCGCCCGCGGGCCGACGTCCTGGCCGAGCTGCGCGCCCGCCGGTCGCCGTCTCGCGCGGAGAAACCGAAGCTGCCGAAAGCCGCGGACGAAGGTCTCACCCCGCGGGCGGCCTACACCCGGCGGCCAGGCCCGATTCCGGCCTTACCCCCACCGCCCCGCACGGCGGGTCCCCCGGCGACCCTCGACCTCGACCCACCCCCGGCCACGGGCTGGACGGCGGCCGCTCTGTCGACCCTGGCGGCGGACGCGGCTTCCCTGGCCCGCGATCTCCTGATCGGCGGCGTGACGGCGGCCGAGCTGACGTTCGAAGAGGACCTGGCCCGCCGCGCGGCCACCCGCACCGCCCCGGAAATCACCACCCTCGCCGCGGCGGCGGGCGTCCCACCCCGAGACCTGACCCGCTGGGCCGAAGCCTGGCGCGAAGCCGGCCGCGGCGGCCTGGCCGCCCTGCGCGACACATGGCAACCCGGCCCGGGTCCCCTGGCCGAAGCCCAAGCCATCCTGGCCGACGCGGGCCTCCCCGGCCGCCCGAAGATCTGGCGCAACCGCCTCACGCAGGGGGAGGTGCAGCTGCGCTACGGCCAGGACGCCCGCTGGTACCGCTTCACCCGCGCGGGAACGGACTGGCGCCTGGACGGCCCGCCCTCGGCAAGCCCGGTGGACCTGGCCTACTGA
- a CDS encoding SNF2-related protein: protein MEFSADTQATYLPADPPREGVLALWGDDVAGGTTIELVLPRGAKFARTKVDAELVPLERALPRLLAVGEAASPAVAAWSAAVNAGVNLVARGRLRPAVSPAGAAAWRIGPLDAADEELLRGLAGALPPEAYALPLTGLKRIRLHSPDSLVRALWDATADLLVRSPAAPVGAGDPAFAAREPALLGPDGAAWLAELEAREPRGVQVLLRVEGLDDDTFAGVLAVRSLAEPSLVVEASTLWDAPDAVLNRLGDQVETQLLLGLRRGARAWAPLGRVLAEPAPASLVLSDDEVVDLLADGARDLGGAGIEVLWSKGLFAGEVKAKASATQAPASVAGPEFALRSLLEFRWQLSLGGEQLTEAEVAALAEAKRPLVRLRGQWVRVDPQLLARVRGRTRKLEAGEALAAALTGELELDGERVEFAAPPVLGDLASRLRDRAASEVVTPPGLQATLRPYQQAGLAWLATMTGLGLGACLADDMGLGKTIQLIALHLHRRALAQPVPGRPERLAPARLPSPQPPPTPAELRPAGAEASLAAAESLPTSPSGAVDAPPPGADLPRSAPRSVSADAPPAAAMPRPTGVDAPPAAAMPRSAHADAPPAATESQPAGADAPSVPAAVAPAAGAEPGPAAMPRSAHADAPPAATESQPAGTDAPSVPAAVAPAAGAEPGPAGAETPLTGGPTLVLCPTSLLGNWEREFARFAPEIPVRRFHGGSRHLDDLAPDEVVLATYGVLRRDRETLSEVDWGLVAADEAQHVKNPLSATAKELRKIPARAKVALTGTPVENRLTELWSIVDWTTPGLLGPLDRFRRTVARPIERDRDKEVTERLAATVRPFLLRRRKSDPDIAPELPRKTETDRFVPLSAEQTTLYEAVVRENLAEIRETQGIKRRGQVLQLLTELKQICNHPAQFLKEPHGALTGRSGKLAAFEELLDVILDEGESVLVFSQYVQLCRLLERRLKERGLPTEVLSGDSSPSKREDMVDRFQAGEIPVFLLSLKAGGVGLNLTRATHVIHYDRWWNPAVEDQATDRAYRIGQDRPVQVHRLIAEGTLEERIAEVLEKKRGLAESIVGAGEDWITELSDDALADLVRLGSG, encoded by the coding sequence GTGGAGTTCAGCGCAGACACCCAGGCCACCTACCTCCCCGCGGATCCCCCGCGGGAAGGCGTGCTGGCCTTGTGGGGCGACGACGTGGCCGGCGGGACCACGATCGAGCTCGTCCTGCCCCGGGGCGCCAAGTTCGCGCGGACGAAGGTCGACGCGGAGCTGGTGCCCCTCGAACGCGCGCTGCCGCGGCTGCTGGCCGTGGGGGAGGCGGCGAGCCCGGCCGTCGCGGCGTGGTCGGCCGCGGTCAACGCGGGGGTGAACCTCGTCGCGAGGGGGCGGCTGCGCCCGGCCGTGTCCCCGGCCGGGGCGGCGGCCTGGCGGATCGGCCCGCTCGACGCGGCGGACGAGGAGCTGCTGCGCGGGCTCGCCGGCGCGTTGCCACCGGAGGCGTACGCGCTGCCGTTGACCGGGCTGAAACGCATCCGCCTGCACTCCCCGGATTCCCTGGTCCGCGCGCTTTGGGACGCGACGGCCGACCTGCTGGTCCGCAGCCCGGCGGCCCCGGTCGGCGCCGGCGACCCGGCGTTCGCGGCCCGCGAACCGGCCCTGCTCGGCCCGGACGGCGCCGCCTGGCTGGCCGAGCTGGAGGCGCGCGAGCCGCGGGGCGTGCAGGTGCTGCTGCGCGTCGAGGGCCTGGACGACGACACGTTCGCGGGGGTGCTGGCGGTCCGCAGCCTGGCCGAGCCGAGCCTGGTGGTGGAGGCGTCGACGCTGTGGGACGCCCCGGACGCGGTCCTGAACCGCCTCGGCGACCAGGTCGAGACCCAGCTCCTGCTGGGCCTGCGCCGCGGCGCGCGAGCGTGGGCGCCACTGGGCCGGGTGCTGGCCGAGCCCGCACCGGCGTCGCTGGTCCTGTCCGACGACGAGGTCGTCGACCTGCTCGCCGACGGCGCCCGCGACCTGGGCGGAGCGGGCATCGAGGTGCTCTGGTCGAAGGGCCTGTTCGCGGGCGAGGTGAAGGCGAAGGCGAGCGCGACCCAGGCCCCGGCGAGCGTCGCGGGACCGGAGTTCGCCCTGCGCAGCCTCCTGGAGTTCCGCTGGCAGCTCAGCCTGGGCGGCGAGCAGCTGACGGAGGCGGAGGTCGCGGCACTGGCCGAGGCGAAGCGCCCCCTGGTCCGCCTGCGCGGCCAGTGGGTCCGGGTGGACCCCCAGCTGCTGGCCCGCGTCCGCGGCCGCACCCGCAAACTGGAGGCGGGCGAAGCCCTGGCGGCGGCCCTGACGGGCGAGCTGGAACTGGACGGCGAGCGCGTCGAGTTCGCGGCCCCACCGGTGCTGGGCGATCTGGCCTCTCGCCTCCGCGACCGGGCGGCGTCGGAAGTCGTGACGCCGCCGGGGTTGCAGGCGACGCTACGGCCGTACCAGCAGGCGGGCCTGGCCTGGCTGGCGACGATGACCGGCCTGGGCCTGGGTGCTTGCCTGGCGGATGACATGGGGCTGGGGAAGACGATCCAGCTGATCGCTCTCCACCTGCACCGCCGAGCCCTGGCCCAGCCTGTCCCTGGCCGGCCCGAGCGACTCGCACCAGCCCGGCTGCCCAGCCCCCAGCCCCCGCCGACCCCGGCCGAGCTTCGACCCGCCGGCGCCGAGGCCTCGCTCGCTGCCGCCGAGTCCCTGCCGACCTCACCCAGCGGCGCAGTCGATGCCCCGCCGCCCGGCGCAGACCTCCCACGGTCCGCGCCCCGGTCTGTCAGCGCCGATGCCCCACCCGCTGCCGCCATGCCTCGGCCTACCGGCGTCGATGCCCCACCCGCTGCCGCCATGCCTCGGTCTGCCCACGCCGATGCCCCGCCTGCCGCTACCGAGTCCCAGCCCGCTGGCGCGGATGCCCCGTCAGTGCCCGCCGCCGTCGCCCCGGCTGCCGGTGCCGAGCCCGGGCCTGCCGCCATGCCTCGGTCTGCCCACGCCGATGCCCCGCCTGCCGCTACCGAGTCCCAGCCCGCTGGCACGGATGCCCCGTCAGTGCCCGCCGCCGTCGCCCCGGCTGCCGGTGCCGAGCCCGGGCCCGCCGGCGCCGAGACCCCGCTCACCGGCGGGCCCACTCTCGTCCTCTGCCCCACTTCCCTCCTCGGCAACTGGGAGCGCGAGTTCGCCCGCTTCGCCCCCGAAATCCCCGTCCGCCGGTTCCACGGTGGCAGCCGCCACCTCGACGACCTCGCCCCCGACGAAGTCGTCCTCGCCACCTACGGTGTCCTCCGCCGCGACCGCGAAACGCTGTCCGAAGTGGACTGGGGCCTGGTCGCCGCGGACGAAGCGCAGCACGTCAAAAACCCGCTGTCCGCCACGGCAAAGGAACTCCGCAAGATCCCCGCGCGAGCCAAGGTCGCCCTCACCGGCACCCCGGTCGAAAACCGCCTCACCGAACTCTGGTCCATTGTGGACTGGACCACCCCCGGCCTGCTCGGCCCGCTCGACCGCTTCCGCCGCACCGTCGCACGGCCGATCGAACGCGACCGCGACAAGGAAGTCACCGAGCGGCTCGCCGCCACCGTGCGGCCGTTCCTGCTCCGCCGGCGCAAGTCCGATCCGGACATCGCGCCGGAGCTGCCGCGCAAGACCGAGACCGATCGGTTCGTGCCGCTCAGTGCCGAGCAGACCACCCTGTACGAGGCCGTCGTGCGCGAGAACCTCGCCGAAATCCGCGAGACGCAGGGCATCAAGCGGCGCGGGCAGGTGCTGCAGCTGCTCACCGAGCTCAAGCAGATCTGCAACCACCCGGCGCAGTTCCTCAAAGAACCGCACGGCGCGCTCACCGGCCGCTCCGGCAAGCTCGCCGCCTTCGAAGAACTCCTGGACGTGATCCTCGACGAAGGCGAGAGCGTCCTGGTGTTCAGCCAGTACGTTCAGCTCTGCCGCCTGCTGGAACGCCGCCTCAAGGAGCGCGGCCTGCCCACCGAAGTCCTCTCGGGGGACAGCTCGCCGTCGAAGCGGGAGGACATGGTCGACCGGTTCCAGGCCGGCGAGATCCCCGTGTTCCTGCTTTCGCTGAAGGCGGGCGGGGTCGGGCTCAACCTGACCCGCGCCACCCACGTCATCCACTACGACCGCTGGTGGAACCCCGCCGTCGAGGACCAGGCCACCGACCGTGCCTACCGCATCGGGCAGGACCGGCCCGTCCAGGTGCACCGGCTGATCGCCGAAGGCACCCTCGAGGAGCGGATCGCGGAGGTGCTCGAAAAGAAGCGCGGGCTGGCCGAGTCGATCGTCGGCGCGGGGGAGGACTGGATCACCGAACTGTCCGACGACGCCCTCGCCGACCTGGTCCGGCTCGGGAGCGGGTGA
- a CDS encoding acyl-CoA dehydrogenase family protein → MPVALTDEQAALAEAIHAWSAAHHPREAVRAAETGIPGGFAELGLLGVALPGEAGGADGSIADLAAGLAAAAEELVPGPLLGTALGGLLLAGIPAAKELLPALADGEATLAVLLEAPSLDDGVTGPVPGVDAGTWLLVPAGGGHVLLAPDTPGVTVEPLEAFDFSRPLARVRFSGVRADVLTLPPVAPLAATLAAAEAAGVARRCLTVAVEYAKVREQFGKPIGAFQAIKHLCAEMLCRAEAAEALAWDAASGQHPLSVASAAVVALDAAVANAQDCVQVLGGIGFTWEHDAHLYLRRAVALRQWLGGTGTWRRRAASLALEGSERTLNVDVGDDPALREEVTRIAALPDGERRVALADAGLLTPHWPPPYGRGADAAEQLRIDAALAEAGVRRPDLVIGAWAVPTILEHGSDEQRERFARPTLRGELTWCQLFSEPGAGSDLAALRTAARRVDGGWRLAGQKVWTSLAHEADWGICLARTDPAVPKHKGITYFLVDMRAEGITTRPLREITGDAVFNEVFLDDVFVPDADVVGTPGGGWRLARTTLANERVAIGSGSAVGESVQTLVSTMDPSSLDDVALDRLGSLVADGVAGSVLDLRAALRRLGGQDPGAESSVRKLLGVRHRQDVAGFAVELAGSAALLADGAAQREFLLTRCLSIAGGTTQVLLSLTAERLLGLPR, encoded by the coding sequence ATGCCGGTCGCGCTCACCGACGAACAGGCCGCGCTGGCCGAGGCGATCCACGCCTGGTCCGCGGCGCACCACCCGCGAGAGGCGGTGCGCGCGGCGGAAACCGGGATTCCCGGCGGGTTCGCCGAGCTCGGCCTGCTCGGCGTCGCACTGCCCGGTGAAGCGGGCGGTGCCGACGGCAGTATCGCCGATCTCGCCGCCGGCCTCGCCGCCGCTGCCGAGGAACTCGTGCCGGGGCCGCTGCTCGGCACCGCGCTCGGCGGCCTCCTGCTCGCCGGGATCCCCGCTGCGAAGGAACTCCTCCCCGCGCTGGCCGACGGCGAGGCGACCCTCGCCGTGCTGCTGGAGGCGCCTTCGCTCGACGACGGCGTCACCGGCCCGGTGCCCGGCGTCGACGCCGGGACGTGGCTCCTGGTGCCGGCCGGCGGCGGGCACGTGCTCCTCGCGCCGGACACCCCGGGCGTCACGGTCGAGCCCCTGGAAGCGTTCGACTTCTCGCGTCCGCTGGCGCGTGTCCGCTTCTCCGGTGTCCGCGCCGACGTGCTCACCCTGCCGCCGGTCGCGCCCCTCGCGGCGACGCTGGCCGCGGCCGAGGCGGCGGGGGTGGCGCGGCGGTGCCTGACCGTCGCCGTCGAATACGCCAAGGTGCGCGAGCAGTTCGGCAAGCCGATCGGCGCGTTCCAGGCGATCAAGCACCTGTGCGCCGAGATGCTCTGCCGGGCCGAAGCGGCCGAAGCGCTGGCCTGGGACGCGGCGTCCGGGCAGCACCCGCTGTCGGTCGCGAGCGCGGCCGTCGTCGCCCTCGACGCGGCCGTCGCCAACGCCCAGGACTGCGTCCAGGTCCTCGGCGGCATCGGGTTCACCTGGGAGCACGACGCGCACCTGTACCTGCGCCGCGCGGTCGCCCTGCGGCAGTGGCTCGGCGGCACCGGGACGTGGCGGCGGCGGGCGGCGTCGCTGGCGCTCGAGGGGTCCGAACGCACCCTGAACGTCGACGTCGGCGACGATCCCGCGCTGCGCGAAGAGGTGACGCGGATCGCGGCGCTGCCCGACGGCGAGCGGCGGGTCGCGCTGGCCGACGCCGGGTTGCTGACCCCGCACTGGCCCCCGCCGTACGGCCGGGGCGCCGACGCCGCGGAGCAGCTGCGGATCGACGCCGCGCTCGCCGAAGCCGGGGTGCGCCGCCCGGACCTGGTGATCGGTGCGTGGGCGGTGCCGACGATCCTCGAACACGGCAGCGACGAGCAGCGCGAGCGGTTCGCCCGGCCCACCCTCCGGGGTGAACTCACGTGGTGCCAGCTCTTCAGCGAGCCCGGTGCGGGCTCTGACCTGGCCGCGTTGCGGACGGCGGCCCGGCGCGTCGACGGCGGCTGGCGGCTGGCCGGTCAGAAGGTGTGGACGTCCTTGGCGCACGAAGCGGACTGGGGGATTTGCCTGGCCCGCACCGACCCGGCCGTGCCCAAGCACAAGGGCATCACGTACTTCCTGGTCGACATGCGCGCCGAGGGCATCACCACGCGGCCGTTGCGGGAGATCACCGGCGACGCCGTGTTCAACGAGGTGTTCCTGGACGACGTGTTCGTGCCGGACGCCGACGTGGTCGGCACGCCGGGTGGCGGCTGGCGGCTCGCGCGCACGACGCTGGCGAACGAGCGGGTGGCCATCGGGAGCGGGTCCGCGGTCGGCGAGAGCGTGCAGACGCTCGTGTCCACAATGGATCCTTCTTCGCTCGACGATGTCGCGCTCGACCGGCTCGGTTCCCTGGTGGCGGACGGGGTCGCGGGGTCGGTGCTGGACCTGCGGGCGGCGTTGCGGCGGCTCGGAGGGCAGGATCCCGGGGCCGAGTCGAGCGTGCGGAAGCTGCTCGGGGTGCGGCACCGGCAGGACGTCGCCGGGTTCGCCGTCGAGCTGGCCGGCAGCGCTGCGCTGCTCGCGGACGGGGCGGCGCAGCGCGAGTTCCTGCTGACGCGGTGCCTGTCGATCGCCGGCGGGACCACCCAGGTGCTGCTTTCGCTGACGGCCGAACGGCTTCTCGGCCTGCCGCGCTGA
- the kstR gene encoding cholesterol catabolism transcriptional regulator KstR — MPGKTKARGNGLSAIGADELGSAAQRDRRRRIIDATLALASKGGYDAVQMRAVAEKADVALGTLYRYFPSKIHLLVSGLAREFERAQEKLERQAIPGETPAERLMFVLGRNTRLMQRDPHLTEAMVRAFMFADTSAAAEVEQVGMLMENMFAKAMGIDEPTEADRDIFHVVADVWMANLVAWVTRRASAADVANRLELSVHLLLDK; from the coding sequence ATGCCCGGCAAGACCAAGGCGCGCGGCAACGGCCTGAGCGCGATCGGCGCCGACGAACTCGGTTCGGCCGCCCAGCGCGACCGCCGGCGCCGGATCATCGACGCGACCCTCGCCCTGGCCTCGAAGGGCGGCTACGACGCCGTCCAGATGCGGGCCGTGGCCGAGAAGGCCGACGTCGCGCTCGGCACGCTGTACCGGTACTTCCCGTCGAAGATCCACCTGCTCGTTTCCGGGCTGGCGCGTGAATTCGAGCGCGCGCAGGAGAAGCTCGAGCGCCAGGCCATCCCCGGCGAGACGCCCGCCGAGCGGCTGATGTTCGTGCTCGGCCGCAACACTCGCCTGATGCAGCGCGACCCGCACCTGACCGAAGCCATGGTGCGGGCCTTCATGTTCGCCGACACGTCCGCGGCCGCCGAGGTCGAGCAGGTCGGGATGCTGATGGAGAACATGTTCGCCAAGGCGATGGGCATCGACGAGCCCACCGAGGCCGACCGGGACATCTTCCACGTCGTCGCCGACGTCTGGATGGCGAACCTGGTGGCCTGGGTGACCCGCCGTGCCTCCGCGGCCGACGTCGCCAACCGCCTCGAGCTGTCGGTCCACCTGCTGCTGGACAAGTAG
- a CDS encoding LLM class F420-dependent oxidoreductase, translated as MKFGISTFVTDEGIRPDVLGAALEERGFDSLFLAEHSHIPVSRETPYPGGGDLPRVYYRTLDPFLALTAAATATSELLLGTGIALLIQRDLIHTAKEVASLDLLSDGRALFGVGVGWNREEMRNHGTDPKTRGALIDEQLAALKEIWTKDEAEFHGEHIDLDPIFSWPKPVQKPHVPIYIGGESEAALNRLAKYGDGWLLRGYTKYQEAQRVRRWLAEQGREDVQFAVFGGPTIPKVIDGFREAGVERYTFLLDTLPEAETLKALDELAEVAAAHR; from the coding sequence ATGAAATTCGGGATCTCGACGTTCGTGACCGACGAGGGCATCCGCCCGGACGTACTGGGTGCGGCACTGGAGGAACGCGGCTTCGACTCGCTGTTCCTGGCCGAGCACTCGCACATCCCGGTGAGCCGGGAAACCCCTTACCCGGGCGGGGGAGACCTGCCGCGCGTGTACTACCGCACGCTCGACCCGTTCCTGGCGCTCACCGCCGCGGCCACCGCGACGTCGGAACTGCTGCTCGGCACCGGGATCGCCCTGCTGATCCAGCGCGACCTCATCCACACGGCCAAGGAGGTCGCGTCGCTGGACCTGCTCTCCGACGGGCGCGCGCTGTTCGGCGTCGGCGTCGGCTGGAACCGCGAGGAGATGCGCAACCACGGCACCGACCCGAAGACGCGCGGCGCGCTGATCGACGAGCAGCTGGCCGCGCTCAAGGAGATCTGGACGAAGGACGAGGCCGAGTTCCACGGCGAGCACATCGACCTCGACCCGATCTTCAGCTGGCCGAAGCCGGTGCAGAAGCCGCACGTCCCGATCTACATCGGCGGCGAGAGCGAAGCCGCGCTCAACCGGCTCGCCAAGTACGGAGACGGCTGGCTGCTCCGGGGCTACACGAAGTACCAGGAGGCCCAGCGCGTCCGCCGCTGGCTGGCCGAGCAGGGGCGCGAAGACGTCCAGTTCGCGGTCTTCGGCGGCCCGACGATCCCGAAGGTGATCGACGGCTTCCGCGAGGCCGGCGTCGAGCGGTACACGTTCCTGCTGGACACGCTGCCGGAAGCGGAGACGCTCAAGGCCCTCGACGAGCTGGCGGAGGTGGCCGCCGCGCACCGCTGA
- a CDS encoding class I SAM-dependent methyltransferase: MDVQGLDFEELYQGTTPIGRKMPWDLGAPQPAVVALADAGEFGGDVLDIGCGLGDNSAFLASRGLRVTGLDGAPSAIAQASARAAEKGLDIEFAVADATKLEGYEGRFDTVLDSALYHCLSEEERHSYLAALTRAARPGARLHLFAFSTELPDAFPAPYLISEANLRETVGENWTIEVLEPTLYTTSMDPEELRQSVRVVLDADPAGLQAMKTDADGRVLVPVWRLKAVRSAG; the protein is encoded by the coding sequence ATGGACGTACAGGGCCTCGACTTCGAGGAGCTCTACCAGGGCACCACGCCGATCGGCCGGAAGATGCCGTGGGACCTGGGCGCGCCGCAGCCCGCGGTGGTCGCGCTGGCCGACGCCGGCGAGTTCGGCGGCGACGTGCTCGACATCGGCTGCGGGCTCGGCGACAACTCCGCGTTCCTCGCCTCGCGCGGCCTGCGCGTGACCGGGCTGGACGGCGCCCCGTCGGCGATCGCCCAAGCCAGTGCGCGCGCCGCCGAGAAGGGCCTCGACATCGAGTTCGCCGTCGCCGACGCGACGAAGCTCGAAGGGTACGAAGGCCGGTTCGACACGGTCCTCGACAGCGCGCTCTACCACTGCCTGAGCGAGGAAGAGCGGCACAGCTACCTCGCCGCGTTGACCCGCGCGGCGCGGCCGGGCGCGCGGCTGCACCTGTTCGCCTTCTCGACGGAGCTCCCGGACGCGTTCCCGGCGCCGTACCTGATCAGCGAGGCCAACCTGCGGGAGACGGTCGGCGAGAACTGGACGATCGAGGTCCTCGAGCCGACGCTCTACACGACGTCGATGGACCCGGAGGAGCTGCGGCAGAGCGTCCGGGTGGTCCTGGACGCGGACCCGGCCGGGCTGCAGGCGATGAAGACCGACGCGGACGGGCGCGTGCTGGTCCCGGTCTGGCGGCTGAAGGCGGTACGTTCGGCCGGGTGA